The following nucleotide sequence is from Fibrobacter succinogenes.
TATCGGGATGGTGATCGAAAACAATGAGCGTGAACGGTTCTTGAACTCTGTCGGTCCAAAGTTTGCTCATGTAATGATAATTGCCGTTGTCAAAAAAGTGAATGGCCGGCACGTTTGCTGAATTGTCGCGATTCTTGATCATGCATTTGCTTTCAGTACTGTCGCGATTCTCGGCTTCGTCAATCATTTCGTTGATTGTTTTTACGGCTTCGTCATCGCAGTAGCAGTCGGTACCGACAATTTTCGTGCAGTCGAGCCTGCAAATGTTTTTGCATGTTTCTGCGGCTGCGCGCAGTTCTTGCATGAATGGCTGGTAATCGTAAATGCCCGTGAAATCTTGAACCGTAATTTTCATGCTTTAATAATAACTAAAAAGTTATTTAAACCGTTTGCAGAATGTGCAGGTTTGACAAAATGGGTGGCGTAGTTCGTGTTGCGCGAATCCTTCGCGAATGTTTTGTGCGGTGGGCGAGCCGAGAATTTCTGCAAGGCCTTGTTCGCCGATGTGGCCGAGTGTAATTTGTCCGCTATGGTCGAGGCAGCAGGCGACAACGCGACCGTCGTGAAGAATTGCTACATGCGTGTCAAGAGCGCGACAAGTGCCTGCAATTCTTTCGTCTCTTGTCCCGGAACAAGTCCGGGATGACAAAAGGGCTTTGCCCGTTCTCTCGTCTGATCTAGGCCATTCAAATCTTGTATCTTCGTGCAGGTAAAGGCGGCCTGTGATGTTGAAACTTTTGTGGCGGCTGCAAAAATGCCCAGGTGTGACATCGACGCCAAAAGTCTCGTGGATGCGGCTTAGCATGTAACTGTTCCATGGCGTGACTTCTTCGGCGCCAACGTTCCACAAACGCAAATTGATGTAAAGATCGGGGCGTTCGACAATTGTAAGGCTGCAAAAATCTAGAACGTTTTGTAAATATCGTTCCGCGGTTTCGCGGGGGAGTTCGGCATACGCGTGTGTTGAAAAGTTGACTTGTCGAACAGCGGGTGAGGCAAGAATTTGGCGGCCTGAGCGCTCGATTGTTGTTCCGTTTGTTGTAAGTGTTAACTTTAATGGAGCTTGTTCTAATTTTTTGATGTAATGCGCAAAGCCTGGATGGAGCGTGGGTTCGCCGAGAACATGAAAATAGACGTTTGTTGCTCCAATTTCTTGTGCGCCTGCGATGCATGCTTCGAATAGCTTGGAATCCATGAATGTGCGGCTTGCGAAAGTCGGCGAATTGTCCGCGGCTAATCCGTTGCTGGCTGCGTTTTCATTGTTCATGGCAGTTCCGCATGGGCAGAAGCTGCAATGCAAATTGCAGACATTCGTGATTTCGATATAGACGCTATTCACGACTGCCCCTCATCTCTATAATTACTTCTTGGTATTCGCTGAGTTTACCTGCTTTTTTGAGTCGCTTGAAAATTTTCTTGGGGACGCTGGGCTCTAGATATTCCCAGAAACTTTGCACGTGCGAAAGAATTTGACTATCGCCTTGGAATGTTTTGCAAGCGTTGTCGAATATGACTTGGTGCATTTGGAGAAGCTTGTCGAAAAAATTCAGCGGGGTGGCGGCGCCGTTTATATTACGGGTTTCTGCGGAACTAGATTCCTCATTGCTGCATAAAGCTTTGTATTCCGCAGCTAGACTCGGTTTCGCTAACATCCCGCGGCCAATCATCACGC
It contains:
- a CDS encoding radical SAM/SPASM domain-containing protein, with the protein product MNSVYIEITNVCNLHCSFCPCGTAMNNENAASNGLAADNSPTFASRTFMDSKLFEACIAGAQEIGATNVYFHVLGEPTLHPGFAHYIKKLEQAPLKLTLTTNGTTIERSGRQILASPAVRQVNFSTHAYAELPRETAERYLQNVLDFCSLTIVERPDLYINLRLWNVGAEEVTPWNSYMLSRIHETFGVDVTPGHFCSRHKSFNITGRLYLHEDTRFEWPRSDERTGKALLSSRTCSGTRDERIAGTCRALDTHVAILHDGRVVACCLDHSGQITLGHIGEQGLAEILGSPTAQNIREGFAQHELRHPFCQTCTFCKRFK